In Streptomyces sp. SN-593, a single genomic region encodes these proteins:
- a CDS encoding pyridoxal phosphate-dependent aminotransferase encodes MAGTAGAAGTAGEPDGTVGTVGTGRSGGPGGSGGPGGARRPFLNRRLAGLGTTIFAEMSALAVSTGAINLGQGFPDTDGPESVREAAVRALRDGRGNQYPPGQGVPELRAAVSGHQKRFYGLDVDPDTEVLVTAGATEAIAAAMLALLEPGDEVIAFEPFYDSYAACVAMAGGGRVPLTLRAPDFRPDLDALRDAVTPRTRLLLLNSPHNPTGMVLTRDELTAIAELAVERDLLVVTDEVYEHITYDGAEHVPLIGLPGMRERTVAISSAGKTFSFTGWKVGWVTGPAELVAAVRTTKQFLTYVASGPFQYAAAEALALPDAYFTGLRDDLRAKRDILADGLATAGFEVYRPQGTYFITTDIADLAPDTDALTFCRTLPERAGVVAVPNSVFYDHPTAGRTQVRFAFCKQQNLLREAADRLRQLSNV; translated from the coding sequence ATGGCGGGCACGGCCGGGGCGGCGGGCACGGCGGGCGAGCCGGACGGGACGGTCGGAACGGTCGGAACGGGCCGCTCCGGTGGCCCCGGGGGTTCCGGTGGCCCCGGAGGCGCCCGCCGCCCGTTCCTGAACCGCCGGCTGGCCGGCCTGGGCACGACGATCTTCGCCGAGATGTCGGCGCTGGCGGTGTCGACCGGGGCGATCAACCTCGGCCAGGGCTTCCCCGACACCGACGGCCCGGAGTCCGTCCGCGAGGCGGCCGTCCGGGCACTGCGGGACGGCCGGGGGAACCAGTACCCGCCCGGCCAGGGCGTCCCCGAACTGCGCGCCGCCGTCAGCGGCCACCAGAAGCGCTTCTACGGGCTCGACGTCGATCCCGACACCGAGGTACTGGTCACCGCGGGCGCCACCGAGGCCATCGCCGCCGCGATGCTCGCGCTCCTCGAACCCGGCGACGAGGTCATCGCCTTCGAACCGTTCTACGACTCCTACGCCGCCTGCGTCGCCATGGCGGGCGGCGGCCGGGTCCCCCTGACGCTCCGCGCACCCGACTTCCGCCCGGACCTCGACGCCCTGCGGGACGCGGTCACCCCGCGCACCCGACTGCTCCTGCTGAACAGCCCGCACAACCCCACCGGCATGGTGCTGACCCGCGACGAGCTGACCGCGATCGCCGAACTGGCCGTCGAACGCGACCTCCTGGTCGTCACCGACGAGGTCTACGAGCACATCACGTACGACGGCGCCGAGCACGTCCCGCTGATCGGCCTGCCCGGCATGCGCGAGCGCACCGTCGCCATCTCCTCGGCCGGCAAGACCTTCTCCTTCACCGGCTGGAAGGTCGGCTGGGTCACCGGTCCGGCCGAGTTGGTCGCGGCGGTGCGCACCACGAAACAGTTCCTCACCTACGTCGCCTCGGGGCCGTTCCAGTACGCCGCCGCCGAGGCGCTCGCGCTGCCCGACGCGTACTTCACCGGTCTGCGCGACGACCTGCGGGCCAAGCGCGACATCCTGGCCGACGGCCTCGCCACCGCGGGCTTCGAGGTCTACCGCCCCCAGGGCACCTACTTCATCACGACCGACATCGCCGACCTCGCCCCCGACACCGACGCACTGACCTTCTGCCGCACCCTCCCCGAACGCGCCGGCGTCGTCGCCGTCCCCAACTCCGTCTTCTACGACCACCCCACCGCCGGCCGCACCCAGGTCCGCTTCGCCTTCTGCAAACAGCAGAACCTCCTCCGCGAAGCCGCCGACCGCCTACGTCAACTGTCCAACGTCTGA
- a CDS encoding DUF2617 family protein codes for MLTTIDTAYTDTRAGDLAWCLDKDALPALATLGVRVGDAAALRADVELRLLGASHQVLVDAGGDGCSETVACLPGSQAPLPFGVSRRLGTWEYEFAARIEHLSLGSFTARAQELLALVADHPHGLAGTFPGDPNAFTAMLVQCGEGNVRWRTWHAYPQEGRLVATRTKLRVTR; via the coding sequence ATGCTCACCACCATTGACACCGCATACACGGACACCCGGGCGGGCGACCTCGCCTGGTGCCTGGACAAGGACGCGCTGCCCGCGCTCGCCACCCTCGGCGTGCGGGTCGGCGACGCCGCGGCACTCCGCGCCGATGTCGAGCTACGCCTGCTCGGTGCCTCCCACCAGGTGCTCGTCGACGCCGGCGGCGACGGCTGCTCCGAGACGGTGGCGTGCCTTCCGGGCAGCCAGGCGCCGCTGCCGTTCGGCGTCTCCCGCCGGCTCGGCACGTGGGAGTACGAGTTCGCGGCCCGCATCGAGCACCTCTCGCTCGGCTCCTTCACCGCCCGCGCCCAGGAGTTGCTCGCCCTGGTCGCCGACCACCCGCACGGCCTCGCCGGCACCTTCCCGGGCGACCCGAACGCCTTCACCGCGATGCTGGTGCAGTGCGGGGAGGGGAACGTGCGGTGGCGGACCTGGCACGCGTACCCGCAGGAGGGGCGGTTGGTGGCGACGCGGACCAAGCTGCGCGTGACGCGCTGA
- a CDS encoding polyamine aminopropyltransferase — protein sequence MLDQRGRPQAPRQLSSALPVAPRAARALVLTAVFVCAACGLVYELELVALASYLVGDSVTQASLVLSVMVFAMGCGSLLAKRLRNHAAAAFVAVESALALVGGLSVMTLYAVFAWYGQARFAMIGCAFAIGVLIGAEVPLLMTLVQRIRRQDAGGAVADLFAADYVGALVGGLAFSFLLLPFLGQLTGALATGAVNAVAGGAIVLWLFRGDLSARASGWLLTANVGVLALLACAAVGAAPFERAARHAVYGSRVRVAEQTGAEEIVLAGGTGVGGGSSLRLYVDGDLTVCGPDATAHHQALVEPAMAGPHARVLVLGGGDGLALREVLRHRGVSAVTVVPGDPELARLGREDPGLTALNGHAFDDPRVREVGGDVFDWLRTSVRGRSPTRRPYDVIIEDLPEPGNSDSAKLYSQEFYGLAAHELADGGRFAVDAGSSTHTLWTTDATLHAVSLSGTPYAMTATRACSAPADWNFLLAAPTSAPPRLVLPAGPSSRRVLTLADLRAAEGRADRTRPDHRVPPSTLLRPRITE from the coding sequence ATGCTCGACCAGCGCGGACGCCCGCAAGCCCCCCGCCAGCTCTCCTCGGCGTTGCCCGTCGCCCCGCGCGCGGCCCGCGCGCTGGTGCTCACCGCCGTCTTCGTCTGCGCCGCCTGCGGGCTGGTCTACGAACTCGAACTCGTCGCCCTCGCCTCCTACCTGGTCGGCGACTCGGTCACCCAGGCGTCGCTGGTGCTGTCGGTGATGGTCTTCGCGATGGGCTGCGGGTCGCTGCTGGCAAAACGGTTGCGCAACCACGCGGCCGCCGCCTTCGTCGCGGTCGAGTCCGCGCTCGCCCTCGTCGGCGGGCTGTCGGTGATGACGCTCTACGCCGTCTTCGCCTGGTACGGCCAGGCCAGGTTCGCCATGATCGGCTGCGCGTTCGCGATCGGCGTGCTGATCGGCGCGGAGGTCCCGCTGCTGATGACGCTCGTGCAGCGCATCCGCCGCCAGGACGCGGGCGGCGCCGTCGCCGACCTGTTCGCCGCGGACTACGTCGGCGCGCTCGTCGGCGGCCTCGCCTTCTCCTTCCTCCTGCTGCCGTTCCTGGGGCAGTTGACGGGCGCGCTCGCGACGGGCGCGGTCAACGCGGTCGCGGGCGGCGCCATCGTGCTGTGGCTCTTCCGCGGCGACCTGTCCGCGCGCGCGAGCGGCTGGCTGCTCACCGCGAATGTCGGCGTGCTCGCCCTGCTGGCCTGCGCCGCGGTCGGCGCCGCGCCGTTCGAACGCGCCGCCCGGCACGCCGTCTACGGCAGCCGGGTGCGGGTCGCCGAGCAGACCGGCGCGGAGGAGATCGTGCTGGCCGGCGGGACCGGCGTGGGCGGCGGCTCCTCCCTGCGGCTCTACGTCGACGGCGACCTCACGGTGTGCGGCCCCGACGCGACCGCCCACCACCAGGCGCTGGTGGAGCCGGCGATGGCCGGACCGCACGCCCGGGTGCTGGTCCTCGGCGGCGGCGACGGGCTCGCCCTGCGCGAAGTGCTGCGCCACCGGGGCGTGTCGGCGGTGACCGTGGTCCCGGGGGATCCCGAACTCGCCCGGCTGGGCCGCGAGGACCCCGGGCTCACCGCGCTCAACGGCCACGCCTTCGACGACCCGAGGGTGCGGGAGGTGGGCGGCGACGTGTTCGACTGGCTGCGGACGTCGGTGCGCGGACGCAGCCCCACCCGCCGCCCGTACGACGTGATCATCGAGGACCTGCCCGAACCCGGCAACTCCGACAGCGCCAAGCTCTACTCGCAGGAGTTCTACGGGCTCGCCGCACACGAACTCGCCGACGGGGGGCGGTTCGCGGTCGACGCCGGGTCCTCCACCCACACCCTGTGGACGACGGACGCGACGCTCCACGCCGTGTCGCTGAGCGGTACCCCGTACGCGATGACCGCCACACGTGCCTGTAGCGCGCCGGCCGACTGGAACTTCCTGCTGGCGGCGCCCACGTCGGCCCCGCCCCGCCTCGTGCTCCCGGCCGGCCCGTCCTCACGCCGGGTGCTCACCCTCGCGGACCTCCGTGCCGCCGAAGGCCGCGCCGACCGGACCCGCCCGGACCACCGCGTTCCGCCGTCCACGCTCCTGCGTCCGCGGATCACCGAATAG
- a CDS encoding carbon monoxide dehydrogenase: MEHESFVPTPSARLAETFRTPGAVASALPGWQPDPDAAVGERVARGRLRLRIAGSTITYRGSVTVTGDAPPFTLEARGTEVRGDGVVEVSVRITPADTEVPQPGSTLTFRGEATASGRLTSYEPAAVEAAVRRLLDRFSAGIAEQTPPAAPDAPAAPDDSHDSDRSDRSGDSETSAEDGAVEGRAHQDRTGEAAGPDDLGSDEPVAEEEEPDVVDDLGDPSAELEEFELVEVEVDVPESAAALDDLVPPAEAAHARRTMIGRSAEEVDHAPPRGRYAPVPAPDASSAATLRWAAPAAAALLASAVVVGRVLRRRR, translated from the coding sequence ATGGAGCACGAGTCTTTCGTCCCGACCCCGTCCGCCCGGCTGGCGGAAACGTTCCGGACCCCGGGCGCCGTGGCGTCCGCGCTGCCGGGCTGGCAGCCGGATCCGGACGCGGCCGTGGGCGAGCGCGTGGCACGGGGGCGGCTGCGGCTGCGCATCGCGGGCTCGACCATCACCTACCGCGGTTCCGTCACCGTGACCGGCGACGCGCCGCCCTTCACGCTGGAGGCGCGGGGGACGGAGGTGCGCGGCGACGGTGTGGTCGAGGTCAGCGTGCGGATCACGCCGGCGGACACGGAGGTGCCCCAGCCCGGTTCGACCCTCACCTTCCGCGGTGAGGCGACCGCGAGCGGCCGGCTCACGTCGTACGAGCCCGCCGCGGTGGAGGCGGCGGTCCGGCGCCTGCTGGATCGCTTCTCCGCGGGCATCGCCGAGCAGACTCCGCCCGCGGCCCCCGACGCCCCGGCCGCCCCCGATGACTCCCACGACTCCGACCGCTCCGACCGCTCGGGAGACTCCGAGACCTCCGCCGAGGACGGCGCCGTCGAGGGCCGCGCGCACCAGGACCGTACGGGCGAGGCAGCCGGCCCCGACGACCTCGGCTCGGACGAGCCTGTCGCCGAGGAGGAGGAACCCGACGTCGTGGACGACCTCGGCGACCCGAGCGCCGAACTGGAGGAGTTCGAACTCGTCGAGGTCGAGGTGGACGTCCCGGAAAGCGCCGCCGCCCTCGACGACCTCGTGCCCCCGGCCGAGGCGGCGCACGCGCGGCGGACGATGATCGGGCGCAGCGCCGAGGAGGTCGACCACGCACCGCCGCGCGGACGGTACGCGCCCGTGCCCGCCCCGGACGCGAGCTCGGCGGCGACGCTGCGGTGGGCGGCGCCGGCGGCCGCCGCGCTGCTGGCGTCGGCGGTCGTGGTGGGCAGGGTGCTGCGCCGCCGCAGATGA
- a CDS encoding aldose 1-epimerase: METETKLTAGDAELTLRPEQGCRIASLKVGGTELLRQGDKFGAFLMVPWCGRTENGVFRNGGVTHQLPVDAPPHAIHGTGRHSVWHEAAPATETTAAFYYDLVDPWPYPGRVTHAVELAPHSAKLTLTVEARGDSFPAQAGWHPWWLRNLGQGGQDVELAFSAAWQEERGDNHLPNGNRIDPKPGPWDDCFGMPDGVEVALNWPGEMTVRVSSPSEWVVVYTEQPEAVCVEPQSGPPNGLNTRPRLVTPIDPLEITTVWNWQKVG, translated from the coding sequence GTGGAGACTGAAACGAAACTGACGGCGGGCGACGCCGAACTGACCCTGCGGCCCGAGCAAGGCTGCCGGATCGCCTCGCTGAAGGTCGGCGGGACCGAACTCCTGCGCCAGGGCGACAAATTCGGCGCCTTCCTGATGGTGCCGTGGTGCGGCCGTACCGAGAACGGCGTGTTCCGCAACGGCGGTGTGACCCACCAGCTCCCCGTCGACGCGCCGCCGCACGCGATCCACGGCACCGGCCGGCACTCGGTCTGGCACGAGGCGGCCCCGGCGACGGAGACCACGGCGGCCTTCTACTACGACCTCGTCGACCCGTGGCCGTACCCCGGCCGGGTGACCCACGCCGTCGAGCTGGCCCCGCACTCCGCGAAGCTGACGCTGACCGTGGAGGCGCGCGGCGACTCCTTCCCGGCGCAGGCCGGCTGGCACCCGTGGTGGCTGCGCAACCTCGGCCAGGGCGGCCAGGACGTCGAGTTGGCCTTCAGCGCCGCCTGGCAGGAGGAGCGCGGCGACAACCACCTGCCCAACGGCAACCGCATCGACCCCAAGCCCGGTCCCTGGGACGACTGCTTCGGGATGCCGGACGGCGTGGAGGTCGCCCTGAACTGGCCCGGGGAGATGACGGTGCGGGTCAGCAGCCCGAGCGAGTGGGTCGTCGTCTACACCGAACAGCCCGAGGCGGTGTGCGTGGAGCCGCAGTCCGGACCGCCCAACGGCCTGAACACGCGACCCCGCCTGGTCACCCCGATCGACCCGCTGGAGATCACCACGGTGTGGAACTGGCAGAAGGTCGGCTGA
- the pyrE gene encoding orotate phosphoribosyltransferase — protein sequence MSDVRTALLRQIKDKAVVHGKVTLSSGLEADFYIDLRRITLDGEAAPLAGQVMLDLTADLEFDAVGGLTLGADPVATSMLHAAAARGRRLDAFVVRKATKAHGLQRRIEGTEVKGRRVLVVEDTSTTGGSPLTAVEAVREAGGEVVAVAVIVDRGAAAKVAEEGLPYLAAYSLADLDLS from the coding sequence ATGAGCGACGTACGCACCGCCCTGCTGCGGCAGATCAAGGACAAGGCCGTCGTGCACGGCAAGGTGACTCTCTCCTCGGGTCTCGAAGCCGACTTCTACATCGACCTGCGCCGGATCACCCTGGACGGCGAGGCCGCCCCGCTCGCCGGCCAGGTGATGCTCGACCTCACCGCGGACCTGGAGTTCGACGCGGTGGGCGGCCTGACGCTGGGCGCCGACCCGGTCGCCACCTCGATGCTGCACGCGGCGGCCGCGCGCGGCCGCCGGCTCGACGCCTTCGTGGTGCGCAAGGCCACCAAGGCGCACGGCCTCCAGCGGCGGATCGAGGGCACCGAGGTCAAGGGCCGCCGCGTGCTGGTGGTCGAGGACACCTCCACCACCGGCGGCTCCCCGCTCACGGCCGTCGAGGCGGTGCGCGAGGCGGGCGGCGAGGTCGTGGCCGTCGCGGTCATCGTCGACCGGGGCGCCGCGGCGAAGGTGGCCGAGGAGGGCCTGCCGTACCTCGCGGCGTACTCCCTCGCGGACCTCGACCTGTCCTGA
- the fbaA gene encoding class II fructose-bisphosphate aldolase, producing MPIATPEVYGEMLDRAKAGNFAYPAINVTSSQTLHAALRGLAEAESDGIIQISTGGAEFLGGQYSKDMVTGAVALAEFAHIVAEKYPVTVALHTDHCPKDKLDGYVRPLLKISQERVAAGRNPLFQSHMWDGSAETLDDNLAIAKELLAEAVKAKIILEMEITPTGGEEDGVSHEINDSLYTTVDDAFRTVEAVGLGEHGRYLLAASFGNVHGVYKPGNVVLRPGILRELQDAVAQKYGKADAFDFVFHGGSGSTIDEINEALENGVVKMNIDTDLQYAFTRPVAGHMFSNYDGVLKVDGEVGNKKAYDPRVWGKAAEAGMAARVVVAAQDLRSAGNRRK from the coding sequence ATGCCCATCGCAACCCCCGAGGTCTATGGCGAGATGCTCGACCGGGCGAAGGCCGGCAACTTCGCCTACCCGGCCATCAACGTCACGTCGTCGCAGACCCTGCACGCCGCGCTGCGCGGCCTCGCCGAGGCGGAGAGCGACGGCATCATCCAGATCTCCACCGGCGGCGCGGAGTTCCTGGGCGGTCAGTACAGCAAGGACATGGTGACCGGTGCGGTCGCCCTCGCCGAGTTCGCGCACATCGTCGCCGAGAAGTACCCGGTCACGGTCGCGCTGCACACCGACCACTGCCCCAAGGACAAGCTCGACGGGTACGTCCGTCCGCTGCTGAAGATCTCCCAGGAGCGGGTGGCCGCCGGCCGTAACCCGCTCTTCCAGTCCCACATGTGGGACGGCTCCGCCGAGACGCTGGACGACAACCTCGCCATCGCCAAGGAGCTGCTGGCCGAGGCGGTCAAGGCGAAGATCATCCTGGAGATGGAGATCACCCCGACCGGCGGCGAGGAGGACGGCGTCTCCCACGAGATCAACGACTCCCTCTACACCACCGTCGACGACGCCTTCCGCACCGTCGAGGCCGTCGGCCTCGGCGAGCACGGCCGCTACCTGCTGGCCGCCTCCTTCGGCAACGTGCACGGCGTGTACAAGCCGGGCAACGTGGTGCTGCGCCCGGGCATCCTCCGCGAGCTGCAGGACGCGGTGGCCCAGAAGTACGGCAAGGCCGACGCGTTCGACTTCGTCTTCCACGGCGGCTCCGGCTCGACGATCGACGAGATCAACGAGGCGCTGGAGAACGGCGTGGTGAAGATGAACATTGACACCGACCTCCAGTACGCGTTCACCCGCCCCGTCGCCGGGCACATGTTCAGCAACTACGACGGTGTGCTGAAGGTCGACGGCGAGGTCGGCAACAAGAAGGCGTACGACCCGCGGGTGTGGGGCAAGGCCGCCGAGGCCGGGATGGCCGCGCGCGTCGTCGTCGCCGCCCAGGACCTGCGCTCGGCGGGCAACCGCCGCAAGTAG
- a CDS encoding DUF3151 domain-containing protein → MANHENLLGGPAPTHLPDDPEPRELLASGAAPSEVAAKYPSSSLAWAQLADDAFEGGRVVESYAYARTGYHRGLDALRRAGWRGHGPVPFEHEPNRGFLRALHALARAAQGIGEQDEYERCTAFLRDSSPTAADTLG, encoded by the coding sequence ATGGCCAATCACGAGAACCTGCTCGGGGGTCCCGCCCCCACCCACCTGCCCGACGACCCGGAGCCGCGCGAGCTGCTGGCCTCCGGCGCCGCACCCTCCGAGGTGGCGGCGAAGTACCCCTCCTCCTCGCTCGCCTGGGCACAGCTCGCCGACGACGCGTTCGAGGGCGGCCGGGTGGTGGAGTCCTACGCGTACGCCCGGACCGGCTACCACCGCGGCCTGGACGCCCTGCGCAGGGCCGGCTGGCGCGGCCACGGCCCCGTCCCGTTCGAGCACGAGCCGAACCGCGGCTTCCTGCGTGCCCTGCACGCGCTGGCCCGGGCCGCGCAGGGGATCGGGGAGCAGGACGAGTACGAGCGCTGCACGGCCTTCCTGCGGGACAGCTCGCCGACCGCCGCCGACACGCTGGGCTGA
- a CDS encoding tryptophan 2,3-dioxygenase family protein, with protein sequence MSDAPIDEAATPNLAFEGSTPYEDYVQASVLTHLQHPLSDDPGEMAFLVTTQVMELWFTLLVHEWTTAAAALRQDDLARTTAALRRSLPQLESLNASWKPIAHLTPAQFNAYRSALGEGSGFQSAMYRRLEFLLGDKSASMIVPHRGTPGAHAELEKALTEPSLYDEVLRLLARRGYDLPAAVLDRDPALRYEPHPEVEAVWQAVYADEDQDTDLIRLGELLTDVAELVWRWRNDHLVATRRAMGAKAGTGGSAGVAWLEKRAAKNVFPELWTARSHV encoded by the coding sequence ATGTCCGACGCACCGATCGACGAGGCGGCGACCCCGAACCTCGCGTTCGAAGGCAGCACGCCCTACGAGGACTACGTGCAGGCGTCCGTCCTCACCCACCTGCAGCACCCGCTCTCCGACGACCCCGGGGAGATGGCCTTCCTCGTCACCACCCAGGTGATGGAGCTGTGGTTCACCCTGCTCGTCCACGAGTGGACCACCGCGGCCGCCGCACTGCGGCAGGACGACCTGGCCAGGACCACCGCCGCGCTGCGCCGCAGCCTGCCCCAGCTCGAGTCCCTCAACGCCTCCTGGAAACCGATCGCGCACCTCACCCCCGCGCAGTTCAACGCCTACCGGTCCGCCCTCGGCGAGGGCTCGGGCTTCCAGTCCGCGATGTACCGTCGCCTGGAGTTCCTGCTCGGCGACAAGTCCGCGTCCATGATCGTGCCGCATCGCGGCACCCCCGGCGCGCACGCCGAGCTGGAGAAGGCCCTCACCGAGCCGAGCCTCTACGACGAGGTGCTGCGGCTCCTGGCCCGCCGCGGATACGACCTGCCCGCCGCCGTGCTCGACCGCGACCCGGCGCTGCGCTACGAACCGCACCCCGAGGTCGAGGCGGTCTGGCAGGCCGTCTACGCCGACGAGGACCAGGACACCGACCTGATCCGGCTCGGCGAACTGCTCACCGACGTCGCCGAACTCGTCTGGCGATGGCGCAACGACCACCTGGTGGCGACCCGACGCGCGATGGGCGCCAAAGCCGGCACCGGCGGCTCGGCGGGGGTGGCCTGGCTGGAGAAGCGCGCCGCCAAGAACGTCTTCCCCGAGCTGTGGACGGCGCGCAGCCATGTCTGA
- the kynU gene encoding kynureninase translates to MSELPAAVAPDALAARAAALDAADPLAHVRDRFALGDTSRADAADAADAAEAGAGGEAGEGREGREGGAAGGAAGEGAGAVGRAPVYLDGNSLGALPTTVLPRLADVVAREWGELRIRSWEESGWWTAPERIGDRIAPLVGAAPGQVVVGDSTSVNVFKALVAAVRMAPQGRDEILVDAATFPTDGYIAQSAARLTGRTLRAVPADGIARAASDRTAVALVNHVDYRTGRLHDLRGVTAALHAAGALAVWDLCHSAGALPVALDADGVDLAVGCTYKYLNGGPGAPAYLYVRAEHQPRFDSPLPGWNSHADPFGMAPGYVAAQGPARGRVGTPEILSLLALDAALDAWEGVALADVRAKSLALTDFFLECVAATAPAGRLESVTPEAHAERGSQVSLRCVDAGEVMRELTARGVVGDFRRPDVLRFGFTPLYTRYADAWRAARVLADILVERDTAAGTADTADLSADPGVLPGAGTETRPEGQPEGDREGTP, encoded by the coding sequence ATGTCTGAGCTTCCCGCCGCCGTCGCCCCGGACGCCCTCGCCGCTCGCGCCGCCGCCCTCGACGCGGCCGATCCGCTCGCGCACGTCAGGGACCGTTTCGCCCTCGGGGACACGTCCCGCGCCGATGCCGCCGATGCCGCCGATGCCGCCGAAGCCGGCGCAGGAGGCGAAGCCGGCGAAGGGCGCGAAGGGCGCGAAGGCGGTGCAGCGGGCGGGGCAGCAGGTGAGGGAGCCGGGGCGGTCGGGCGGGCCCCCGTCTACCTCGACGGCAACTCGCTGGGCGCCCTGCCCACCACCGTGCTGCCGCGGCTGGCCGACGTCGTCGCGCGGGAGTGGGGCGAGCTGCGCATCCGCTCCTGGGAGGAGAGCGGCTGGTGGACGGCACCCGAACGCATCGGCGACCGGATCGCCCCGCTGGTCGGCGCCGCGCCCGGCCAGGTCGTGGTCGGCGACTCCACCAGCGTCAACGTCTTCAAGGCGCTGGTCGCCGCCGTCCGCATGGCGCCCCAGGGACGCGACGAGATCCTGGTCGACGCCGCCACCTTCCCCACCGACGGCTACATCGCGCAGTCCGCCGCGCGCCTGACCGGCCGCACCCTGAGGGCCGTGCCCGCCGACGGGATCGCGCGAGCGGCGTCCGACCGTACCGCCGTCGCCCTCGTCAACCACGTCGACTACCGCACCGGCCGGCTGCACGACCTGCGCGGTGTCACCGCCGCCCTGCACGCGGCCGGCGCCCTCGCCGTGTGGGACCTGTGCCACAGCGCGGGCGCCCTGCCGGTCGCCCTCGACGCCGACGGCGTGGACCTCGCGGTCGGCTGCACCTACAAGTACCTCAACGGCGGTCCGGGCGCGCCCGCCTACCTCTACGTGCGGGCCGAGCACCAGCCGCGCTTCGACTCCCCGCTGCCCGGTTGGAACTCCCACGCCGACCCCTTCGGCATGGCCCCCGGCTACGTGGCCGCGCAGGGCCCGGCGCGCGGTCGCGTTGGCACACCGGAGATCCTGTCGCTGCTCGCGCTGGACGCGGCCCTCGACGCCTGGGAGGGCGTCGCACTCGCCGACGTGCGGGCCAAGAGCCTCGCGCTGACCGACTTCTTCCTGGAGTGCGTGGCCGCGACCGCCCCCGCCGGCCGCCTGGAGTCCGTGACGCCCGAGGCGCACGCGGAACGGGGCAGCCAGGTGTCGCTGCGCTGCGTGGACGCCGGCGAGGTGATGCGCGAGCTGACCGCACGCGGCGTCGTCGGCGACTTCCGGCGGCCCGACGTGCTGCGCTTCGGTTTCACCCCGCTCTACACCCGCTACGCGGACGCCTGGCGGGCCGCCCGGGTGCTGGCCGACATCCTCGTCGAACGCGACACCGCGGCCGGCACCGCCGACACCGCTGACCTCTCCGCCGACCCCGGCGTCCTCCCGGGCGCCGGCACCGAGACCCGACCCGAAGGCCAGCCCGAGGGCGACCGCGAAGGGACCCCATAA
- a CDS encoding alpha/beta hydrolase family protein has protein sequence MTAAAPRSPSPPPADQAAAEEASALGHAPVPPDATARYGDDPDQVVDFYRPAAGSARPAPLVALLHGGAWRAAYDRAHVSPLAAHLAARGLAVASVEYRRGGQDGAAPGPRTPGGQAGGGGRPSSAPARAAEPAPAPAGRWPDTFDDVAAALDALPSLARAALGEDTVDPRRVVVTGHSAGGHLALWAAARHLLPAGSPWHRSAPPALRGVVALAPVADFTSAIRLGVCSGAVLGLLGGPEHATDRLPHTDPAALLPTGIATTLVHGTADTVVPPQVSAAFARAAGAAGEEPTVAWLPGTGHFPLIDPTSGACAAVVEEIAQLAW, from the coding sequence ATGACCGCTGCCGCGCCACGCAGTCCCTCGCCGCCTCCCGCCGACCAGGCGGCGGCCGAGGAGGCATCGGCGCTCGGCCACGCCCCCGTGCCCCCGGACGCCACGGCGCGCTACGGCGACGACCCGGACCAGGTGGTCGACTTCTACCGGCCCGCCGCCGGGAGCGCTCGCCCGGCGCCCCTGGTCGCCCTGTTGCACGGCGGCGCCTGGCGGGCCGCCTACGACCGCGCCCACGTCTCCCCGCTCGCCGCGCACCTCGCGGCGCGCGGCCTCGCGGTGGCCTCGGTCGAGTACCGCCGCGGCGGTCAGGACGGCGCCGCACCCGGACCGCGGACACCTGGCGGCCAGGCGGGCGGCGGCGGGCGGCCGTCCTCCGCGCCGGCCCGGGCCGCCGAGCCCGCGCCTGCGCCCGCCGGCCGCTGGCCCGACACCTTCGACGACGTCGCCGCCGCGCTCGACGCCCTGCCGTCGCTCGCCCGCGCGGCCCTGGGCGAGGACACCGTCGATCCCCGGCGTGTCGTGGTCACCGGACACAGCGCGGGCGGGCACCTCGCGCTGTGGGCCGCCGCCCGCCACCTGCTGCCCGCGGGCTCCCCCTGGCACCGCTCCGCTCCTCCCGCCCTCCGCGGCGTGGTGGCCCTCGCTCCCGTCGCCGACTTCACCTCGGCGATCCGGCTCGGGGTCTGCTCCGGGGCGGTGCTCGGCCTCCTCGGCGGCCCCGAGCACGCCACCGACCGCCTGCCCCACACCGACCCGGCGGCGCTGCTCCCCACCGGCATCGCCACCACCCTCGTGCACGGCACCGCCGACACCGTGGTTCCGCCCCAGGTCAGCGCGGCCTTCGCGCGCGCGGCCGGGGCGGCGGGGGAGGAGCCCACCGTGGCGTGGCTGCCGGGCACCGGGCACTTCCCGCTGATCGACCCGACGAGCGGCGCGTGCGCGGCCGTGGTCGAGGAGATCGCCCAGCTCGCCTGGTGA